In Hwangdonia lutea, a single window of DNA contains:
- a CDS encoding sulfite exporter TauE/SafE family protein produces MLWSALILGLLGSFHCIGMCGPIAFMLPVDRSNSTKKVIQISVYHFGRLLAYSLIGLVFGLVGKSLYIFGLQQQLSIVIGVLMIVVVLIPVQYFNKYNFSKPIYQLISKVKTALGKALKKKTTDTFLTIGFLNGFLPCGLVYMAVFASITTAHAFQGSLYMMLFGLGTIPLMTSAIYLGKFLNTTIKQRIQKAIPVFVVVIGLLFIVRGLGLGIPYLSPAPITEIASGDIDCH; encoded by the coding sequence ATGCTTTGGTCTGCACTTATTTTAGGTCTTTTAGGAAGTTTTCATTGCATTGGTATGTGCGGTCCTATTGCGTTTATGCTACCTGTAGACCGTAGTAATTCGACTAAAAAAGTAATACAGATTTCCGTCTATCATTTTGGTAGATTATTGGCTTATAGCCTCATTGGGCTCGTTTTTGGTTTGGTTGGCAAAAGCCTTTACATTTTTGGATTGCAACAACAATTATCTATTGTAATAGGTGTTTTAATGATAGTTGTGGTTTTGATTCCGGTACAATACTTCAATAAATATAATTTCTCAAAACCTATTTATCAATTAATTTCCAAAGTAAAAACGGCTTTGGGGAAAGCCTTAAAAAAGAAAACAACCGATACCTTTTTAACCATTGGTTTTTTAAACGGATTTTTACCTTGCGGACTAGTTTACATGGCAGTTTTCGCTTCTATTACAACAGCCCATGCTTTTCAAGGCAGTTTGTATATGATGTTGTTTGGTTTGGGCACTATTCCACTGATGACTTCGGCTATTTATTTAGGAAAGTTTTTAAACACCACCATTAAGCAGCGCATACAAAAAGCCATTCCCGTTTTTGTTGTGGTTATTGGCTTGTTGTTTATTGTACGCGGTTTGGGTTTGGGCATTCCGTACCTCTCTCCTGCCCCAATTACCGAAATAGCTTCTGGTGACATAGACTGTCATTGA
- a CDS encoding FixH family protein, translating into MKINWGTGIVLAFIGFISFIMYFIITMNIDSKYDHDLVTEDYYKQELQVQNDIEKQKNANALAKNIDWKKTDKGLVITFPESLNAENITGKVFLYRPSNKQFDFETAISLSNHNLLIPDKRLLDGRWNIIVDWQYSGKSYLYKKEIVY; encoded by the coding sequence ATGAAAATTAATTGGGGAACAGGGATTGTATTGGCGTTTATAGGCTTTATCAGCTTTATCATGTACTTTATTATTACTATGAATATCGACAGTAAATACGACCACGATTTGGTTACTGAAGATTATTATAAACAAGAATTACAAGTTCAAAATGATATTGAAAAACAGAAAAATGCTAATGCCTTAGCCAAAAACATAGATTGGAAAAAAACGGATAAAGGCCTTGTTATAACATTTCCTGAATCCTTAAATGCTGAAAATATAACAGGAAAAGTGTTCCTATATAGACCATCTAATAAACAATTTGACTTTGAAACTGCTATTTCACTGTCAAACCACAATTTGCTCATACCTGACAAGCGTTTATTGGATGGTCGTTGGAACATTATAGTTGATTGGCAATATAGCGGAAAATCGTATCTCTACAAAAAAGAAATTGTGTATTAA